The DNA segment ttttgaaTACGGAAAACTTGTAAGATGTCAGTTGATCGCCCCCATAATAGTAACCCGTAGGCAAGAACTGATGCAACATACCCATGATAAGCAGTTAGGGCTGCATCTTTTGATACCACTTGTCTGAGGTTTCGTAAAGCATAAATGAATTTTCCGACCTTATTTATTACTTGTTCTATATGGGCCTTCCAGTTACAGTGCTTGTCTATTATTAAACCTAAGAATTTTGTattattgatttcttctatttgatttgattcatacattatattaattttgtcAGGATTGGAATTATAAGTTTGAAATTGTATCATATTAGttttagaaatatttatagagagatcattattttttagccattcaataaatttatgtaatgtGCTGTTAATTTCATATTCATATGTATCAGGATTCTCACATTTGAAAACAATTGTGGTGTCATCTGCAAATAGTATGGTCTCATGTTTTGATATGTTTGGTAGTTCATTGATGTATAGCAGGAAAAGTAGTGGCCCTAATACGCTACCTTGTGGAACACCAgcgttattatatttaaaatcgGATTGCACATTCTCTTTGTGATTCCCTATAATTTTCGCTATTTCAACACACTGCAGACGTTCATCCAGATAGCTTTTAAACCACTTTTGACAGTGTCCTCGAATACCGTAGCATTGTAGCTTGTGTAACAGCTTCTTGTGGTTGACAAAGTCAAACGCTTTGCTAAGGTCAAGGAAGACAACTGTCACACGAATTTTTTCATTAAGACATTCAGTTATATGTTTTAGCAAAGTAAAACATGCTAATGTCGTGGAGCTGTGTTTACGGAACCCGAACTGTtgcttacataaaatattattgcgGTTTATGAACGATAGAACTCTACTATACATAGCCTTTTCAAAAACTTTTGACAGTACGGGTATTAGGGTTACTGGTCTGTAGTTATGGATATCATACTCATTTCCTTTCTTAAATATTGGTTTCACTAAAGATATTTTGAGTTTGTCGGGAAACTTTCCTTCAAGTAGAgacagatttataatatagcTTAGGGGTCTTGATAATTCTTTTGCACAcagttttaatgtttttgtacagATGTCATCATACCCAGTTGAGCTGGAGTTCCTAAGactcattattattttctctatctCGGCATCATCAGTTGGCATAAGAAACATAGAGTTGCTTACTATATTCATAGGATCCGAAGATATATCAGagttgtttttgttgttggctaagctaatataaaattcattaaatttattacaaatttGTTGAGGATCTGTAATAATTTGATCTTCCgtaataattttttcaatGGGGTTTTTAATTGGTTGAATgtcaatattgttatttattaatttccaGGTTGCTCTACACTTATTATCAGCtttgtttaagtatttattagaaAAGTTTCTTTTAGCATTGTGTACACATTTCTTTAACATGTTACTGTAggatatatattttgttttatgtgctAATTTATTTTGGCGAGATTTTTGATACTCATAATAGagttttcgttttgtttttgtgcAAGTTTTTACACCTTTAGTGATCCATTTTGATCTCATTTTCTGTTGGTTAAATTTAATCTTAGTTTTAGGAAAACATAAATTGTAAAACAACGACAAAAGATCATGAAAACTGTTGAAAGCTTCGTCAGTACTAGTCTTTTCATAAACTTCCGAGAATGACAGAGCTGCTATAGCATTTCGaaattttttcatattttctttgttaAAGTCGCGTTGAGTTTGCGTCCAACAAGTAgttggtattattttttgttttatttcaaaagtCATAGTTTGTCCCGTATTATGATCTGATAAGGCCAATTCATGTGTTTGCCCGCAAGCTGATCGAATATTGCTGGCTATCTGGTCTATGCAGGTTCTTTTCCTTGTTGGTGTATTTATGTGACAGGttaaattgtaattatttagGATATGTTTGAGCTCTTTGGTGTACATATTGTCCTTTAGTATATCAATATTCCAGTCTCCGCACAGGATAAGTTTTttataggtttttttataaaatctttCTAATAGCAATTCTAAGTTTTTGAAAAACACtgaaatattactttttggTATTCTATAAATGCAAAAAATTAGTGTATTTAATTTCGTTAACTCTACTCCACAACATTCGAAGTGATATGTCGATTGTAGTTCTTTTGGAATATTAAGTGGCTTATATTCTATACCGTGCTTTACTAGAATACAAGCACCGCCTCTTGCTTCATTTTTTCTACAAAAACTACTTGCAAGTTGATATTTTTGGACTTTAAGATTGATTTCTGTGCCAGACTCTAGAAATGTTTCagtcaaacaaattatatcaATGGGCTGAAGTTTTTCTTCAAACTCGTTTATGATAATTTCTAGCGCATGTCTTTTGTTTAAAGCACCTGCTATATTTTGGTGCAatagattaaaataatacttttgtTTGTTGTAATTAGTCTCGAAAAAGCTCTGGAATTGAGtcgtttgatttatttatttgtgttttgttttgagtgtttttcgttttattttgcacataaaataagtacGGTATTGTgccttttttatatttttgtacggTAAAGTAGTAGGGGATTGTTCCTTTTTCTACGCtcaatttttcctttttgttTATACTAGCATACTTTTCTTTGAAGTTGTTAATAAATTCGTGATTGTATTTAAAACTATCGATTTctatattgattttaaaacatatatcATCCAGATTCGATTTATTGTACTTTAAATCCACGAAATAACAGTTATTGTATTCTTTTGTTAATGAACACAAGGACTCGTTCAGTTTATGGATATTTACATGTTTGTTCCTTTGAACATTAAGTAAAAGCACTTTACATGTTATCAAATTTGGTAGACATTTATTAAGTTCCGATATAATGGAAGATATGCTGTAATCGTTGGAGCCAACGGCTAAAACTACTACGTCCTCTGGTCGAAGATTTTGACTCTCCAGGGTAGACAAaatgtgtgatgtgtgtgcCTGTGGTTTGACAGTTGCTGAAATTTTGTAGACATCGTTCCATTTATTCATCCTGCTTGCTATAATTTTTGACGCTAATCCTTGCATTCTTTGGTCACCTATTATGATTATCTGAGGTTTTTTGGTACCAGTAGTGACATCTGTTGCATTTTTCTTCCAACTTTTCGAATGGTGCGCAGGTTGCTTATCATTATCGGATATGGTGGGTAGGTCACAATTTCCTTTTTTCATTGTACCTTCTGTTTGAGTTTGACACTTATTGGGAGAAAaatgtatttgtttgtttattatggAGTCTGAGTGTATTGGTGAATTTCTCGGTGTTCTAAGAAGAACATTACGGATTCTTTTCATCAAAGGTGTACTTTCAGTCCTTTTGTGGGAGGTGCTTACATCTGTAGATATCAATTTTTTTAGCATTTCAATCTGTTTGTCTTTCTCAACCAAGGTAATTTTCAGGTTATGATTTTCATTGTTAAGTGTCATAATTTCTTGATGTGCGCTTTCTAGTTCTTGTGTGAGATGATTAATTTGGCTCTGGAGTTTCGTATTACAGTTTTGTGAAGTGTTTAGTGTTTGTGATGGTAAACTGTGTGACGAATTATCGAATATTGTGGAATTCCAAACGGTCTCATCGCGGTGTGCTATTTCATAGAGATCAATATTGGAATGTGTTCGAGAAAATGGTTTCCTCACGGTAATGTTATccattctttatttttattataaataacgatGTCTTGAGTTGTGGTTTCTGAACGTATCAAAGTTTATTTGTGCTGGCAACACTCGCGTATCCTTCAATGGACTTGTCAAAAtaaagtattctgtgaatttATTTTGAGTGCCTGCCTTAGTGTTTGCGCTTGCGCAGGATTTACATTTGCTGTGATTGGCTCGTATTTTGAAAAACAAGTACGTTTTTCAAAAGTTTAACCGATTTGATAGACTCCAGGGTAAATTGTTTATGAAAATACAGGCGGGCTCACCGTTATTCAGTAATATGGATGTCTGGATCTCACACTTATAGGTTAgttagatatttgtatgaatgtTTCACTACTAATTGATGAGtaaaatcatttattactatttaattataacaGAGGCCACAAAAGCTTTGTTTACGTTTCGACGCCACAGAGTAGAGTTTTTGCCTACTAACTTATAGACCATGTTGAATCGATGGAAATGCAACAGACGTCACAGAGACAATGAAAGATATATGAGCCGTGTTGAAGCGGCCGACCCCATTCACTGCTACATTATTTTCTCTTACAAGTGGATTCTCGTGAATAAACCAGTTCGGAAATGTATAAAAGATAGAGATAAATCAGCGACGTGCATAAATTGGCGCACGCTCGCGCCGCTTTATCCTCCGCGGCGGTGTAAAACCTTTTCGCGATTTAGAACCCTTTTTTATAGGAACCTCTTTCGTTGCAGGCACTGGGAGTCACATCATTACAACAAGTACTCGCGGGCGGCGAACACCGGCGAGCATTCGCGCTCGAAGCGAGCGACGTACGACAACCGCAACACGTGCTCGCTCTACATACAGACCGACCCGCTCATCTGGCGGCACGTCAGGGAAGGATTTCCGGACGTGAGACctctttttattattctgCCGCATTTTTGTATTATAGCAATAGGTATCTATGAATTTGGCATGAGCTGTGAAAGCATATTACGGATATCCAATAAACtagaaattttagttcctgTCAGATTAAAGTCGATAGCGATAAATGTAAACCATAAATTACAGAATAAGCCCCCGG comes from the Plutella xylostella chromosome 9, ilPluXylo3.1, whole genome shotgun sequence genome and includes:
- the LOC119692054 gene encoding uncharacterized protein LOC119692054 isoform X1, whose protein sequence is MDNITVRKPFSRTHSNIDLYEIAHRDETVWNSTIFDNSSHSLPSQTLNTSQNCNTKLQSQINHLTQELESAHQEIMTLNNENHNLKITLVEKDKQIEMLKKLISTDVSTSHKRTESTPLMKRIRNVLLRTPRNSPIHSDSIINKQIHFSPNKCQTQTEGTMKKGNCDLPTISDNDKQPAHHSKSWKKNATDVTTGTKKPQIIIIGDQRMQGLASKIIASRMNKWNDVYKISATVKPQAHTSHILSTLESQNLRPEDVVVLAVGSNDYSISSIISELNKCLPNLITCKVLLLNVQRNKHVNIHKLNESLCSLTKEYNNCYFVDLKYNKYGTNYDF
- the LOC119692054 gene encoding uncharacterized protein LOC119692054 isoform X2, translated to MDNITVRKPFSRTHSNIDLYEIAHRDETVWNSTIFDNSSHSLPSQTLNTSQNCNTKLQSQINHLTQELESAHQEIMTLNNENHNLKITLVEKDKQIEMLKKLISTDVSTSHKRTESTPLMKRIRNVLLRTPRNSPIHSDSIINKQIHFSPNKCQTQTEGTMKKGNCDLPTISDNDKQPAHHSKSWKKNATDVTTGTKKPQIIIIGDQRMQGLASKIIASRMNKWNDVYKISATVKPQAHTSHILSTLESQNLRPEDVVVLAVGSNDYSISSIISELNKCLPNLITCKVLLLNVQRNKHVNIHKLNESLCSLTKEYNNCYFVDLKYNKYGTNYDF